The DNA region GGATATTGACAAAGTGACTCCCTGTCAGCTTCCGCTATTCTCTTCTATTTGAGATATCCTATCCATGGGGTCACCTCTTCTTTTGGATTTGCTCTTACTTTAACAGAGATGACCCCTTTTGTAAAGCTTAAATTGATGCCAATGGGGCACAAGGTTTCGTGCCCCTACGGAACGATAGATGATATTTTGATCAGGCGGTTTGAACCCTGAGCTCGGGATACCTGTAGGAGGTCGGCTTTGGCCCCAGCAAGGGTTTGAAATACTCGATTCCCTCAGGCGTGGCCTTCATCTCTTCGGGATCGTAGAACCTCTCGTCCACCTTCCTCGGGATCACATGACCTTCTTCATCTAATTCCAGCACCTCATCTAAGCTCAGAAGCACGGTTTCGATTCTATCCCCGCATCTCCGCGTGCATGCCACATGGTTGACCTTGCCTCTGTAGAGCGCCTCGACCGCCTTCCTACCTAGTGCGATGGCGCAGTCCCTGTCGAGCTCGATCGGTGGGCCGCATCTCTGAAGATAAGAGGGGATGACGTGATTGAAGTTCGAAGTTCCAAGCTGTTTCGCCAGATCCCCCTTCAACCTCTTGGCTATCACCTCGGAACATCCTCCGGGTTTGGCGTGTCCGAAGGCGTCCATATAGTCCGGGCTTGAGGTTATCAACCTTCCCTCCTCATCCTTCAATCCCTCGGCGACGACTATGATCAGATGTCTCTGCTCCTTAAACCTACGAACCACTATATCCTTGAGCCTCTCATAGTTCAACCCATGTTCCGGTATGATCGTGATATCGGCGTCGCCGTATTCCCCTGAAAGGGCCAGCCATCCCATGTCCCTGCCCATCGCCTCGACGACCATTATTCTCTCATGGGAGTAGGCGGTCGTATGTAGATCGCGAACGAAGGATGAAAACCTGGCCGCCGCTGAGGGGAAACCGGGGCAGAAGTAGTTGATTATTTCTTCATAATCCACCCTCTCGCCCTCTGGGGCATTACGGCCTACATCGTTGTCTATCGTTTTGGTCACAAACGCGGTGGTGAACTCCTGGGAGAGGGCAGCGCCGACGGTAAGCGTGTCGTCGCCGCCTATGGGGATCAACCCGTCAACGCCGATCTTCCTCAGGTTTTCGACCGCCTGTTCGATTCCTCCCTCCACCTTTCGCAGATCCGTCCTGGAGGTCTTGATCAGCGTTCCCCCTCTGTTCTCGTCTATCATATCCGGTTTAAGCACCACATATCTTCCCTCAAGCACCCCTTTCCATCCTT from Candidatus Poribacteria bacterium includes:
- a CDS encoding 6-phosphofructokinase → MKRIGVLTGGGDTSALNATLKGIAVQTEEYGLELLGFVEGWKGVLEGRYVVLKPDMIDENRGGTLIKTSRTDLRKVEGGIEQAVENLRKIGVDGLIPIGGDDTLTVGAALSQEFTTAFVTKTIDNDVGRNAPEGERVDYEEIINYFCPGFPSAAARFSSFVRDLHTTAYSHERIMVVEAMGRDMGWLALSGEYGDADITIIPEHGLNYERLKDIVVRRFKEQRHLIIVVAEGLKDEEGRLITSSPDYMDAFGHAKPGGCSEVIAKRLKGDLAKQLGTSNFNHVIPSYLQRCGPPIELDRDCAIALGRKAVEALYRGKVNHVACTRRCGDRIETVLLSLDEVLELDEEGHVIPRKVDERFYDPEEMKATPEGIEYFKPLLGPKPTSYRYPELRVQTA